In Actinoplanes octamycinicus, the genomic window GCGAGCACCGCGGCGGCCGGCACCAGCTCCGGGTCGACGCCGGCGGCGACCGCCAGCTCCCGGGCCCGCGGGCCCTTGAGCAGCTTGGCCGCCGGGGCCGCCTCGGTCGGCCCGGTCCCGAACGACGGGCAGAGCGTGGCCAGCGCGCACGCCCCGCAGGCCGGCTTGCGCGCGTGGCAGACCCGCCGCCCGTGGAAGATCACCCGGTGCGACAGCATGGTCCAGTCGCGTTTCTCGATCAGGTCGGCCACCAGGAACTCGATCTTGACCGGATCGTCCTCCTGGACCCACCCGAATCGATTGGTGAGCCGGCGGAAATGGGTGTCCACGGTGATCCCGGGGACGTCGAACGCGTTGCCCAGGATGACGTTCGCCGTCTTCCGCCCGATCCCGGGCAGCTTGACCAGCTGATCCAGCTTGCCGGGCAGCCGGCCGTCGTGGTCGGCGAGCAGCGCCTGACCCAGCTTGATCAGCGAATCGGTCTTGGCCCGGAAGAACCCGGTGGGCCGGAGCATCTCCTCCATCTCGGCCCGGTCGGCGGCGGCGTAATCGGCGGCGGTCCGGAATTTCTGGAACAGCCGGGGAGTCACCTGATTGACCCGGACGTCGGTGGTCTGCGCCGAGAGGATGGTCGCCACGGCGAGCTCCAGCGGCGTGCTGAAGTCGAGCTCGCAGTGCGCGTCCGGATGGGTGTCGGCGAGCAGCCGGGCCATCTTGCGGGCCCGGCGTTTCCGGCCGATCGGCGTCTCCCCCGCGAAGCGTCTCATCGACCGCGCCAGCACGGCAGTCCCGGAGTCGGCGGGCGCGCTGCGGGGTGGGGTCACCGGTAAAGAGTACGTCGGCCGGTCCGCCCCGTCGGTCACGCGGCGGGCTTGATCGTCCCGTCGTCGCCGATCCTCGCGCCGGTCTCCGGGAAGTCCGCCTTGCTCAGGCTGCTGACCAGGTCCCGGCCGTGCTCACCGGCGCTGTCCCGGGTGGGCAGCCCGTTGCCGTTGAGATAGGTGGAGACGAACTTGCCGGCCACGTACTTCCCGTCCCCGGTGAGGGTGACCCGGAGGATCCCGGCGTACTTCAGGATGCCGTCCTTGGACAGCGTGCGGCCGCCGCCGGCGAAGTTGCCCAGGCTGTAGGCGATCAGCTTGCCCCGGTAGAACTCCATGCCCCGGACCACGTGCGGCCCGTGCCCGATCACCAGGTCGGCGCCGGCGTCGATGACGGTGTGGCTGAACTTGATCGGGTCGCCCCGGTTCTCCCCGAAGAACGTCTCGGTCCCCGGCTTCACATGGTTCTTCTCCGCGCCCTCGGCGCCCATGTGCACCTGCACCACGACCAGGTCGGCCTGCTCCTTGGCCCGCTTGATCACGGCGCGCGAGTGGGGCAGGTCGGTCAGCTTGTTGGCCCCGTCGTAGGAGGAGAAGCCGACCACCGCGACCTTGACGCCCTTCACCTCGACCACGGTGATCTGGTCCAGGGCGCCGGTGTGCTCCAGCCCGGCGCCCTCCAGCGCCTCGATGGTGTTCCGGTTGCCCGCCGCGCCGAAGTCCTTGGCGTGGTTGTTGGCCAGGTTGAGCAGCTGGAAGCCGCCGTCCTTGAGGTGCTTCGCGTAGGACGGCGGGGAGCGGAAGGCGAAGCAGTTGGCGCTCGGCGGCGAGCCGCACTTGGAGGTGCCGGTGTCGTTGGTGAGCGGCTGCTCCAGGTTGCCCATCACCAGGTCGGCGGCCAGGCTCTTGCGGACCGCGT contains:
- a CDS encoding CapA family protein produces the protein MNSHPRSDRQRRSGRIVLNVVLVAAAAAGAGLGGVALANRGDGDDPAWTPPATTAPAAAAAGSGAPADRTESAEVPSITLSATGDIMMSSAPGGLPPRNGAGFFDAVRKSLAADLVMGNLEQPLTNDTGTSKCGSPPSANCFAFRSPPSYAKHLKDGGFQLLNLANNHAKDFGAAGNRNTIEALEGAGLEHTGALDQITVVEVKGVKVAVVGFSSYDGANKLTDLPHSRAVIKRAKEQADLVVVQVHMGAEGAEKNHVKPGTETFFGENRGDPIKFSHTVIDAGADLVIGHGPHVVRGMEFYRGKLIAYSLGNFAGGGRTLSKDGILKYAGILRVTLTGDGKYVAGKFVSTYLNGNGLPTRDSAGEHGRDLVSSLSKADFPETGARIGDDGTIKPAA
- the nth gene encoding endonuclease III, whose translation is MLARSMRRFAGETPIGRKRRARKMARLLADTHPDAHCELDFSTPLELAVATILSAQTTDVRVNQVTPRLFQKFRTAADYAAADRAEMEEMLRPTGFFRAKTDSLIKLGQALLADHDGRLPGKLDQLVKLPGIGRKTANVILGNAFDVPGITVDTHFRRLTNRFGWVQEDDPVKIEFLVADLIEKRDWTMLSHRVIFHGRRVCHARKPACGACALATLCPSFGTGPTEAAPAAKLLKGPRARELAVAAGVDPELVPAAAVLAPEEPLASDEPLDGPLAPEVP